One Glycine max cultivar Williams 82 chromosome 8, Glycine_max_v4.0, whole genome shotgun sequence genomic window, ACTCACTAATCTATAATATTAGTTTATTCTATCATTGCCTAATACTACACGACAAAATCTTGTGTCTTTTTGGTGTAACGTGCCAGAGTCCTAAATACTTCTTATAATATACTCCTACACTCAAATCACAGACTGAAACCAATAATGGTCGGAAAAGAGCTTCAAGATGCTGGACCAAAAAGCTAGACATAGATGGGGTTAACTTTTCAGATTTTCCGGAACATTTAAAAGGAGTAAATTACAATGACACCTACTGAAATTTTTGTACCTACTGAAATTTTTGtagaaaatatattacttttctttttatcttataataatGACCTCCCTTATAAGAATAAGAGgtgtaatgttttttaaacttGGAGGGTGTGTATAACATATAAAGGAATGTCattgtaatgttttttaaatagttaaaaaaattgtgtagaGATTAAACAAGTAGGAATATTTTGTATAATCTGACAAAATCTCAGTATAATTTGCCATATAAAAGAATTGTGAAATAGAAGGTTCACAAATATAGAGAAAACCATATGCATTTAAATGCAAAATATTTAGTGACGTCCATCCATAAACTAATAAACTTTATATAGAACCATCTTGTTTTTCCAATATTTAAGTTCAAAAAGGCTATGCATAACGCAAGAGTACAGTATCATATTTGTTTAAACCAATTCAACACTATTTATTTGCTACTACGGTAGAGAATAATAAGCAAAAGTATATTGCAGGTCAACTATTGACTTTAGCCCATGGAATATTTTTGAGTCCATGATCGAGCAGTGGCCTCATACTTGGCTCTGTCAGTCTTATACATGTGAGCAATCTCGGGCACCAGAGGATCATCTGGGTTGGGATCTGTCAGCAGAGAGCATATAGACAGGAGGACCTACAAAGTTTTAACATTTTAAGTATCCATtacaagaaaaatttaaaaataaaaataataatcatcatcAGATTACCTTAGATATTGTGAGGGCAGGGCTCCATTGCTCTTTGAGGATGTCAAGGCAGATACTTCCATTACTGTTGATGTTAGGGTGAAAAACCTTTGTGCAGAATGAAACCTtaacaaaatgataataaatgtCATACAAAGCATTCCCACAACGTGTAATTTATGAGCAAACTCCAGTGCAATTGCTTATGTTGGTTCTTAAAATCAAGCAACTTGAAAATAACATTGGAGCAAACAAGTTCTTGTAGAAGTTATTTATCTCTATAGTCCTTGAATATTCTCCACTCACCAACAAGCCGTTTGTATGCACAGTAATCTTAGGTTCAAGTTGTGATAACTGAAAATGATTCTAAACATAGAAAAAAGATATAACATGACAAGTTCACAATAAATTGTTCAATCCACTAAAGTTGAGAATGCATTGACTTTAAGGAGTTCtttattaatttcaatacaCCATTAGTCATTTAACAAAACAAGCTTCGATTTACTAAATCCCCCATCTATCAATAGATTCCCATTGTCTTATGCAGCAGCTTAAAGTGAAATTTACAACACTTCAATgcaaaaaatctaataaaagaATTCTGTAAAGATACTGgtacaaaaaaatatcatagtTAACACAAAAGAAAGCTGTCCCATAAAGAGTGTCCATAGATATAATTAGACAGTGCATAAGTTTGAATAAAGTAAGAGTTTTCATTTTACCTTGGGTGGTTTGAAAGGATAATCAGGAGGAAAGTGAATTGACACAAGAAATACACCTCCAGCAAATGGACTATCTGCAGGACCCATAATTGTAGCTTGCCAATGGAACATGTCATCAGCCACTGGGcctgaatataaaaaaatcaattattcatgCACTGATTGAACAGAGAACAGTTCGATGGTTCAAACAGGTTTTAAGCAAACGAATgacatcattttattattttcaccgaaaaactaaaataaaaatcaactaCACGTTCACCCCACCTCTAAAtttccaaattttttattttcctaaacAGCAAGAGTCTAGGTACCCACACACTATTGTTCGGCATATCCTATAGTCTTGAACGAGTTATTGTGATAACTAGCAACAAACAGTTGTTTCATAgtagttaaatattaaaataattcattccACACAAACACACCAACATAAACATACAGCCACaacaaagtaattaaaaaaaaagtttgccaAACATTCAAAagattttaaagttaaaataaaattaaaggatGTAACTAAGTCCATCACAACACAATACCAACCAACATTGTATTATTCGGGGTTTAAATTGCGGTCGCAGTTTCCTTATATTCCTTGATATTACTTGAAATTGCAAACAAATACAGCCGATACAATTGCAATTATGACGGTTAACACCCAAAAACCCTGATCTTGTTGTCGAAATTACAGCTGAGAAGACCTTTTTTTAAGACCTTGGTGCAGTGAGTGACCATGATTTCAACAACAATGTCAAGGTTTTTGGGCCCACCGCAATCACAATTGCTGATAATAACAAAATCACAACCAGAGGTCCAGATGTGATAGTtcaaattgtaatttaaaaccttggtcTATTCATTTGGTCAGAAAtaacattttcaataaaaaaaactacattttGAATCATACAACGTAAAATTATTAATTGCGTAATTGAAGGACAGGaacaaaaagccaaaaatgAACAAAGAAACATACCAGCACTGCATGACGTAGGAGGATCTTTCTGCAGGTCCTTCAATTCCTTGTTGATTCGTTTGGATGCCATCTGATCAAGGCTGTTCACACATTcacaattatttattcatacaAAAACACTTATATATACACCAACATTTAAGTATCTATGCACTCAgagatattattatttatcagcATTATAACAATTACATGCAATATGTATTGGATATATATCATACGGCATACGaagtataattttcttttaatgaaaattgataaTGGGATAGGCATGACTTTCAATAAGAAGCGAAGAGgagtgagagaaagagaggatTGAATTTGATTCACCGACCTTGTGTTAGGGTTTGGGGTTTGAGCGTGTGTTGGTTCGTTCGGTGGTGAAATTTGAAGGAGGAAAATAGTAGAGGCAGTGGACGCGTGCGTGCAAGGGGAAGCAATTTAGAGCTGAAAAGAGTCCCGATAATTTAGAGAACCGCACAGTAACCGACAACCACTTGAAAATCGCCTACGTggctttttatattaatttctacttgatataattttttaagaaaaagcttTAAGGCAATGATAGGGTAAAAAAGCGTTCATAATTGTGCTACACTGCTACTAATCTGAAAAGAGGAACATAGTGGATTTTGTCCACCATCGAGGATTTTGTCCACTTTCTCTTCACCGTCGCTGGCGTCACAATTTCCGCACCCGCGCTTGATATGAATGGGTCTAGAGAAATCAAATATGATTGAAGATTTAgatattatctttttatattgtttagttatattttttattttttaaaaatattaaattgtgtCATATGATTGGTATTCTTTGTACATTCCTATTTAATATGGTATACACGGTCAAGTTTTAAATATTGGTTGCGGTGGTTTTGTTGTGGGTTTCGTTGAATTTGTTAATATCATGGTAAATTGTGGATAAATACGGCTGATATGGTTCCAATACTGTTAAAAAACTGAGATTGCATCCTAAATCACGGTCACCAACCAATATTGAAAACCTTGTACACTGTGTGTAAGAAATTAACAATggaaaatatgaattttatgtttatttcttaattttggtAAAATGACAGTAGTGACAGAATTGCACCTATCATCATGGACGCCTTTGCCCTTCCAGTCTAAGGCACCAAAACTCGCGTCAGTccccatttttttcaaatttctgaATTCCATTCATCTGCTATTGCAGTATTATGCCTTGGATATCACTTACTTCAAGTCCTCTCTTGATTCACACTTGTTGGATTTGCAGTGGAACAAGTATTGGGTGAATATGTTGTTGTTCCTCTGTTGGGCAATAGAGATTATGTTACTAGACAAATCTCTTATTTATGCACTCTTTTTGTTTcagtatatttttttggttttggttaATTTATTAAGTTAACTCTTTTCTTTTAGTTGCTTGTGTCTTATAGTTtgtgtaattaaattttttattttagttatcaTGTTACCAGGAAACTTGATGTAATCTTACCTcataagggcattggatagaagactccgaGAAGATTGAGTTAGAGATGTAAGAGAAAGCCCTAAGATTCTCATGAGGTAGATTTTGGGTTCATGAGTTAAGTATGAACTCACTTATCTTTAtccatattagattaaggtttcattattttggggTCTTATATTTAGGacttcataatatatataaggtATCTTAGAAATGTAGaatttttcagtccttgtattttaaggcacctagactagtttttgtattaagagtaattttataatttcacatgcattaagtgaatatttgatgtgtatggttggaaataaatttaattgaattgggagaagttcaatccaattaaattttagagagggaggtgagcatttgtttgctacacCTAGTGTTTGGCCTTGTTTCGTTCTGATCGATCCTTGCAGCTCTAAGGTTTCATAGCGTTCCATTAGTGTTTTGATTGGATTAAAAATATGTCATGTGTTGGCCTTGTTCGATTCTGATCAATCCTTGTAGGTAGCTGCCGAGAATTTTGTCGTTTGTGCCATGCCAGAGTTTGTTTGCTTCATGGCTAAGTTATTGCATAGATTGATGTTGTGTAGTAGTAGTGTTACAAGTTTTGTTCGCCATATAAAAGTGTTACAAGTTTCATAGCATTACAAGTTTTTAACACTGCTAGGCTCATGGACCCACACACCATCTATGATCAGACCTTGAATAACATTGTGCCTCCTTCTATGATTAATAAGTCTATGAAAATAGTTAGAATTTTTGTCCCCTTCTTTTAACCACTTCAGTCTGGCCTTTTGTCTCAGCATGGATTCAAAAGCATAAGCTGCATTCCAGAGCTGATCTGAAGGTATTTCTTGAGCTCCACTTCAGCTTGAGACAAGGTTCTATCATTAATACCTGCCTCCAAAATGTTCAACTCCCTCTTTAAATTCTTGATTTTTCTAGCATTAATAACACCATTGGATAAGCTCCATTGCCTTATGCAAACTTTAATGAACTTTAGCTTTTGCTTCAGGACATAACCTCCCCATCCACAAGGGTGATAATTGCCCCATTTGTGAGCCACCAGATTCTGGAAACCCTTATCCTTCAGCCACCAGTCCATGATCTTGAAGGTTTTAGGCCCCCAATAAATTATTCTAGACCTCTAAAGGATAGGGCAATGATCATAGAAATCCCTTTCCAACACAAATTGGGCAGTATCTGGCCATTGAGATAGCCAGTCATCAGATAAAAGAAACTTGTCCAATTTGCTCATGACATTACCATTAGGTCTACAACAACTGAATTTTCTCCCAATAGACCTAACCTCCTCTAAAGCCATATCTGGAATCCAGGAATTAAAATCAGATATGATAGTGGAATTACCCACTGTCTGAGATGAGCTCATTCTCTCATGTTGGTGTCTTATAGAGTTGAAATCACCCAAGATACACCATAGGCCATCATGATTAGAAGTTTTCAGCTGCAGGAGCTCTTCCCACTAATCTCTCTTCCCTTGTAAATCACAGGGAGCATAaacaatgttttcctttcctatTATGCAAATCAAGTTCACTGTCTCCCTTGGTTCCATCAAGCTTCTTCCTTTGCTAATCCGAAGTAGACTTGCTTCCCACAGTTTCATGACCTCGTCTACAAGAAGTTGTCGTTGGTGTCAAAAAGCTCTCCATGGATGCCTACTAGGGCTTTTTTGGGTTCACCACGGAAATCAAAATATCCTGAGTAAACTCCACCACACCAAGATCgcataagtgttttttttttcagtttagtttttatatattttaatttattttattatgttcttaaaaaaaattataatgatgcttgtaattttctttttttttgaaggcagaaaatatatatattattaataaatagaaCAGAACCAGAGGTACTGAAAAGATCAAATACAAGACACCTAAAGTGCCACCTTCCAAAaatagaaacccaacaaaaccccaccacaaAAGGAGACAatacaaattaaccaaaggactctgaaAGATTGGTAGATCAATGGTTAAATAAAGTATTGAAACCTTTCTCTCTAGCTTTTAACCAAGAGCAAGCAAGAAATAAAGCATCATCCATCACTTTGGAAGGGTCAAAAGGGGTGccctgaaaaagaaaaaagtttctaTGCTGCCAAATGGTAATAGTTAAGGCGatccaccacccacaccatctACTATGATTTCTCCCTGCACCAAAACCATCATAGAATTGGATAAAATGGCTAGCGGGGTCAGCTGAAAGAGCACCTATGACCTGAGACCATCTCATGGATTCCCACCACAAACCCATAGTCATTTAGCAGTTGAAGAAAAGATGACCAGCTTCCTCCTGTTGACTCCCACAAAGAGGACACATAGTATCCTGAATAGGCACATTTCTCCTAAGCAGATTGGCCCTAGTGGGGAGCCTATCCTTAATCAGCCTCCATGAGAAAACCCCAGCCCTTGGGGGTATTTTTAACTTCCAAAGAGTCTAGAAAATCCTTCTCTCAGGAACAGGTCTATTGAAAGTCATCAATAGCCTATATGCTGACTTAGTGAAATAAAAACCACTAGGATCAGCTTTCCAAACTATGGTGTCCTGCATTTGGTGCTGAATAGTAATAGCAGTAATGTCATCCATGAAAGCTACTGCTAGATCATCCATGAAAGCTACTGTCTTTGGCGTGTGTGGGGTGTGAGTGTATCATATGTCGCTTCAAATTGATCATTATTAGTTTGTGTAAGAG contains:
- the LOC100777678 gene encoding ubiquitin-conjugating enzyme E2-17 kDa, whose product is MASKRINKELKDLQKDPPTSCSAGPVADDMFHWQATIMGPADSPFAGGVFLVSIHFPPDYPFKPPKVSFCTKVFHPNINSNGSICLDILKEQWSPALTISKVLLSICSLLTDPNPDDPLVPEIAHMYKTDRAKSKPVKRKKILKGCLRRTEGRLKKLRERKL